A DNA window from Hevea brasiliensis isolate MT/VB/25A 57/8 chromosome 2, ASM3005281v1, whole genome shotgun sequence contains the following coding sequences:
- the LOC131177919 gene encoding zinc finger protein ZAT5-like — MDNSSVSTETYYNSDKIIDSTADSIPHSQHPALKDKSSSPPSLSHANLEIPQTIHSLFDDGTTKGKILQETTRGKEKKMPMKKKKKFKKLSELVDLKNSYACNEAFNNFQALGAHIATHNRNKKMEKVPFDKLGTKEGGAGDREEKGSSSVGPIVNREKKYKCNLCSRRFLTGQALGGHKNYHRKVARVEARQAPGSDIL, encoded by the exons ATGGATAACTCTTCAGTTTCCACCGAAACTTATTATAATAGCGACAAGATTATCGATTCCACTGCGGATTCTATACCACACTCTCAGCATCCAGCACTCAAGGACAAAAGTTCTTCTCCTCCTTCTCTGTCTCATGCTAATCTGGAGATTCCTCAAACAATTCATAGCCTTTTTGATGATGGAACTACCAAAGGAAAGATTTTACAAGAGACCACAAGGGGAAAGGAAAAAAAG ATGcccatgaagaagaagaaaaagttcAAAAAACTATCAGAATTGGTTGATTTGAAGAATTCTTATGCTTGCAATGAGGCGTTCAATAACTTCCAGGCACTTGGAGCCCACATCGCAACCCACAATAGGAATAAGAAGATGGAGAAAGTGCCATTTGATAAATTAGGGACTAAAGAAGGTGGTGCTGGAGACAGGGAAGAAAAGGGCTCAAGTTCAGTAGGACCAATAGTCAATAGAGAAAAGAAATATAAGTGTAATTTGTGCTCAAGAAGGTTTTTGACAGGGCAAGCACTTGGAGGTCATAAAAACTATCACCGGAAGGTTGCCCGTGTTGAAGCTCGGCAAGCTCCAGGAAGCGACATCCtctga